A section of the Fusobacterium varium genome encodes:
- a CDS encoding sugar permease: protein MNLNVLKKYSLWIFSILVNSFGNFMLIKGDIGSGPWVAASMGIADAFNLQVGTCTIILNFLIYIPITIISKKLNIFKLLGSFFVAYIFGIFLNFFLNTLHWVHPETLVTKSLFFIIGNLILACGISIYLRLNIAVNPFDQFLKTVNDYLIADMKKANYVYLGVPFIIALIFGAYNRSLPGIGIGTLIMLLFNGNFIKFFNKKITIPQHILTPRRYM, encoded by the coding sequence ATGAATTTAAATGTATTAAAAAAATATTCACTTTGGATATTTTCAATATTGGTCAATTCTTTTGGAAACTTTATGCTAATAAAAGGTGATATTGGTAGTGGTCCTTGGGTTGCTGCTAGTATGGGAATTGCAGATGCTTTTAACTTACAAGTAGGAACTTGCACTATTATTCTAAATTTTTTAATCTATATTCCTATTACTATTATTAGTAAAAAGCTAAACATCTTCAAACTTCTTGGTTCTTTCTTTGTTGCCTACATCTTTGGAATATTTCTTAATTTTTTCTTAAATACTTTACATTGGGTACATCCAGAAACTTTAGTAACAAAAAGTTTATTTTTTATCATTGGTAATCTTATTCTTGCTTGTGGAATATCTATATACCTAAGATTAAATATAGCTGTAAATCCTTTTGATCAATTTTTAAAAACTGTTAATGATTATCTAATAGCTGATATGAAGAAAGCTAACTATGTTTATTTAGGTGTTCCATTTATTATAGCTTTAATTTTTGGAGCATATAATAGAAGTTTACCAGGTATTGGAATAGGAACTCTTATTATGTTACTTTTCAATGGAAATTTTATAAAATTTTTCAATAAAAAAATTACAATTCCTCAACATATTCTTACCCCTCGTAGATATATGTAA